In Chthoniobacterales bacterium, the genomic window GCGCCATGGTCGAATGCTATTTCTATGATTCTGGCCAATCCCGCAACCGCGGAACTGTTTTCGGATCAGGACCGTGATAACACCTTCAAGTCAATCGGTCGTGCGCACAAGCAGCGCGAAGAATCAGCAGCGAAGGGTTTAACCTCCTGACCAACTTCTCGAGATAGATGGAGCGGTAAAGGCGAAGGCAGAAGATTCCGTTCAAGCTGGGAGCAGCCAGCGTGAAAACCTCGTCTGCTCAATAGGTTGTGACGCGCAGAGCCGTCCCATGACCGATCCGCTGTCAGGCAAGCGGCCGGAGTCCGTTGAAGGCAGTCACTACGCGAAGGCCACGGCCATCCACGACCTCGCATGTGGATCCGCCGTCATGCGCCTGCAATTTCACCCTGGTGCCCGCTGGAAACTTTCCTTCCGGAGGGGCTGCTTGCTGCGGGCCGATGTAATAGTACGGTTGTTCCGCGATGACCTCATGGGTGAAATGAGCCGGCGCCAGCTGGAGGTTCCGCTCGGGCACCATGGCCGAGTCTGGTAATACCGTCGCTTTTGGCCGACGCACGCGATCCATTCCGCATTATCTCACCCATTCGCGCCAACCGCCAAGCTTTCGTCCGGCAAAACTTTGGGGGCCAAAATAGGAAGTGCGTGCGCGTGTTCTTCGCCAATATGGGCCATCATCAGCCCAGCCTCGGCCAGTGCCTGTAGATTCGGCAACGAGTAGGGCTCGGCTGCGTTCATATTCACCACGTAGCCGAGATCTTTAAGGCTGGCGACCGTCACTTTGCTGAGCGGGTTGTTCGGTGCGGCGATGAATCCCGACATCAATTCGTTCTTGAACAGCGATTCCCGCCAGTGACTGTCCCGGGTGCCCGGCCCGCCCGTGTTTTCAACCGGAACCGCAGTGGGACCAGTCCCCTTCAGGATTCCATATTCTTTTTTCGCATTAGTCCCATTGAATCTAGGGTTGTTCGTGCCCGCCCCCGCCAGCAATTTCTTGTGGGACCAGATTGTGCCGATTCCGAGGACATGCCCCATTTCGTGCGTGATCACATCCAGCAGGGTCTTGTTGGCTTGCATCTGAGCCAGATCGGCAGTGTCAAAGGACATGATGCCTTTCGCGGGAAGAAAGGCGTTCACTCCGGCGGATGCCGGGCGCAAGTTTGTCGGGCCGGCCTGACCGAGGATCCCGCCCGCGCCATCAATCGCCACTCCTTGTGCCTCGATCAGGAGGTCATCGATCACCTCGCCGCCAACCAGGACACTTGGCACGTCACCGACGATCACCTTGGTCCATCGATTCGCTGCCTCCTTAAAGGCGTCTTTCTGGGTCGGGGTGAGGCCGCCAAGAAACCGCACCACAATCTTGTAGGCCGACTGAACTGCTTTTGCGGGAGCCCCGGCCTTGAGGCTCGCATGGGCTATATATGATTCGACTTTTTCAGATGTCTTTTTTTTCATGATTGTTTCCTAGGGTTCGTGAACATGGATGGCAGATTGTTGGTAAATTGGATTCAGACATTGCCGCCGGCGGCAACTTCCCGGGCGGTGAAGCGGACGGCACCGGGAGGAATGCGTGCGCCGGCGACCGCAGCGATGGCAGGGCCAGCCGGCGCTTCGGCGGTACTGCGATGTGTCCAGTCGTGTAGAAAGAGTTTCGTGTAGTACTCTGTCACGCCAGCATCGCGAATGATCAGGCTGGCGTCGCGATTCTCAGTGGTGCCCTGGCCGGTCCAGTTGTGGCTGCCGACGACGGTGATCTTGTCGTCGATGAGGATGCCCTTGTTGTGGTTGCCTTTCTGGAGTTTCACGCGGGCCATCTTGAATCCAAACTTGGCCAGGTCGGAGAGTATTTTGAATGGATCAAAATCTCCACGGATGATGATGCGCACGTCGATGTTCGAATCCTTGCTCTTCTCGCGCAATGCCATCACCATCTCGGCGTAACGGGGCGACTGCGCTATCGCCGCGCTCAGGCTTTGGTTTTGGAAATAAAGTTTGCTCTTCGCTCCTTTGATCAGCGGAAGGACGTTCTCCATGTAATTATCCGGGGTGAGCAGCGGCGTGACATTCAGTTTTTTCTCGAAGACTTGCTCGGGGAAAAACTCCACGCCGCCCGCGTCCGCCAGCGATACCACGACCGCAAACTCCTGAAGCAAAGCAACGATTCCAACAGCGGGCCCCGTTGGTTTCTGGAACGGCTTGGCCTGCTTGATGTCGTGCAGGATGAAACGCTCGAACTGGGAGGCTAGCGCGGCATTCTCCACCACAACGTGCCAGTCGCGGTTCTGTTTGCGATGAAAAGCGTCCTTCTTCGCCTGGGTCGGAAAAGGATTTGTAATCGGGTCGATGAGCGGCTGGTTTGAGTCTTTCCAGTTTCCGCTGGAAAGCCAGAACACCTTGCCGTCTCGGACCGCGACCTTGATATGGTAGGCGGTCGGGAAAAAAGCCTTGATGACCTGGGGAGTGTCGGCCACGGCGGCCCACATAAAGTCCATTCGCGTCTTGAGCGATTGCTTCAGCGCGGCGCGGGCGGTTTCGTTTTCCGCATTTCCGCCGTCCATGATGAAGCGCAGTTTCCGCGAGCTGGCGAGCGACACGATCAATTTTTTCAAGATGTGCTTGGCGGTGAATTCATACATCGTCGCCGTCATCGTTTTCTCCGTCTGGCCGAAGAACTGCGAGAGCAGCCGGAAGCCGGCATCCGGGCTGGCGTGGCAGACCATTTTCATTTTCTCGTTCACGGCTGCCAGCGGAGGCTTGGACGGGACATATGGAACGCGCGGAACCCCAGCGGCCACGGCGGCCAGGGCGGCGGAAACCGCGGGTGTAGGGCTCACCAGTCCGGCAAGGTTCGGCGCGGATTTTTCGGTCAACGCCCCGCCGTGAACTAGGGCGAAACGGACGAGCTGCGCGGCGCTCGCCGGCACGACATCGACTGGAACTCCAGCGAGCGTCTTCGGCAACAACTGGGCCTTGCTCAACTTCGATGCCGGCTCTTTCGTAAGTACGCTG contains:
- a CDS encoding leishmanolysin-related zinc metalloendopeptidase, with translation MKKKTSEKVESYIAHASLKAGAPAKAVQSAYKIVVRFLGGLTPTQKDAFKEAANRWTKVIVGDVPSVLVGGEVIDDLLIEAQGVAIDGAGGILGQAGPTNLRPASAGVNAFLPAKGIMSFDTADLAQMQANKTLLDVITHEMGHVLGIGTIWSHKKLLAGAGTNNPRFNGTNAKKEYGILKGTGPTAVPVENTGGPGTRDSHWRESLFKNELMSGFIAAPNNPLSKVTVASLKDLGYVVNMNAAEPYSLPNLQALAEAGLMMAHIGEEHAHALPILAPKVLPDESLAVGANG
- a CDS encoding phospholipase D-like domain-containing protein, producing the protein MKTRSKPAGAFARVESVVAEHGPILAGLPGVVEVWAGFKFRKGRLTDKPAVIVSVLTKEPASKLSKAQLLPKTLAGVPVDVVPASAAQLVRFALVHGGALTEKSAPNLAGLVSPTPAVSAALAAVAAGVPRVPYVPSKPPLAAVNEKMKMVCHASPDAGFRLLSQFFGQTEKTMTATMYEFTAKHILKKLIVSLASSRKLRFIMDGGNAENETARAALKQSLKTRMDFMWAAVADTPQVIKAFFPTAYHIKVAVRDGKVFWLSSGNWKDSNQPLIDPITNPFPTQAKKDAFHRKQNRDWHVVVENAALASQFERFILHDIKQAKPFQKPTGPAVGIVALLQEFAVVVSLADAGGVEFFPEQVFEKKLNVTPLLTPDNYMENVLPLIKGAKSKLYFQNQSLSAAIAQSPRYAEMVMALREKSKDSNIDVRIIIRGDFDPFKILSDLAKFGFKMARVKLQKGNHNKGILIDDKITVVGSHNWTGQGTTENRDASLIIRDAGVTEYYTKLFLHDWTHRSTAEAPAGPAIAAVAGARIPPGAVRFTAREVAAGGNV